In Ctenopharyngodon idella isolate HZGC_01 chromosome 2, HZGC01, whole genome shotgun sequence, the following are encoded in one genomic region:
- the rc3h1b gene encoding roquin-1 isoform X3, translating into MPVQAPQWTEFLLCPICTQTFEETVRRPISLGCGHTVCKMCLNKLHRKACPFDQTAINTDIEQLPVNSALLQLVGGQVPKQQPVALITCPEDTKHYDEARQCVEELALYLKPLSSARGVGLSNAAQSMLSRPMQRKLVTLVHCQLVEEEGRVRAMRAARSLGERTVTELILQHQNPQQLSSNLWAAVRARGCQFLGPAMQEEALKLVLLALEDGSALSRKVLVLFVVQRLEPRFPQASKTSIGHVVQLLYRASCFKVTKRDEDSSLMQLKEEFRTYEALRREHDSQIVQIAMEGGLRIAPDQWSSLLYGDQSHKSHMQSIIDKLQTPASFAQSVQELTIALQRTGDPANLNRLRPHLELLANIDPSPDAPPPTWEQLEKGLVAVKTVVHGLVDFIQNHSKKGADTQQPPQHSKYKTYMCRDMKQKGGCPRGASCTFAHSQEELEKYRKMNKRLAARVPCTPGLLPEEVVPLEPGRKASTLTNGIVAGPGTPLPQLIPRGTDPSTYDLLLKPKMDATSLSAPGSPPDSLDKSGLTLTPHPVPHSRAEHLPMPKQVPVVHRGAPQMYSQQQTELFYPEPARPPASGSQYDTPYPAGNPYPYQPPQYVPPRYIRNPPPPGESAVPPYTEPYPGYGPESQYQGHHPGPPFSAHTYAPPPHYSRRHGHYPTPPPPFAPPRDDLVRMSPVPLDVPPTAMPPPPAGAAGSLYHPQETSSRDRYPSDGYYPAGPHHSQMRSHIRQDPYSRSQPSLDDLHRRRKELLVQLEERKVISPPPFAASPTLPTHPFPNDYPQEYLEDGSKAFGSREPDYAGQYSPWSCDTIGSYIGSKDAKPKDVSSAVEMMNAEGKVLREPPLDTQRRSAEAKDDDPIIPFGPLPTVSPFGAISRTSKTGYQTTGPVQAMASSQASGSKHMTMTDYPYGSHSGWGGSSYPQHQSINSQGHFNERLPMSAPDREQLKIELQQVNQQISQQTRGMEAASNSMLLQREACALASQPTAGVKWSSGGTVSSEQLSLELHHVEREIGKRTREIAMENQVAHEYKLKATENGQPDHKAQLEELSLALGEVSNGSSGMKPASSMGGSMLSLTNKTSSLTLCSADQAASSSDLQKNGVVHSCS; encoded by the exons ATGCCTGTACAAGCTCCACAATGGACAGAGTTTTTACTGTGCCCCATATGCACCCAGACGTTCGAGGAGACGGTGCGCCGGCCCATCAGTCTGGGTTGCGGCCACACTGTTTGCAAGATGTGCCTCAACAAGCTGCACCGCAAGGCCTGTCCCTTTGATCAGACGGCCATCAACACTGACATCGAGCAGCTGCCCGTCAACTCGGCCCTGCTACAGCTGGTCGGGGGTCAG GTGCCCAAACAGCAACCTGTGGCACTCATTACGTGTCCAGAGGACACCAAGCATTATGATGAGGCTCGGCAGTGCGTTGAGGAGCTGGCCCTCTACCTCAAACCCCTCAGCAGTGCACGAG GAGTGGGGTTGAGTAATGCTGCTCAGAGCATGCTGAGTCGCCCCATGCAGAGGAAGCTGGTGACTCTGGTGCACTGTCAGCTGGTGGAAGAGGAAGGACGGGTCAGAGCCATGCGGGCGGCCCGCTCGTTGGGCGAAAGAACTGTTACGGAGCTCATTCTGCAGCACCAAAACCCCCAGCAGCTCTCCTCCAACCTGTGGGCTGCCGTGAGAGCCAGAGGTTGCCAGTTTCTGGGCCCCG CCATGCAGGAGGAGGCACTAAAGCTGGTGCTGTTGGCCTTGGAAGATGGATCCGCTCTTTCTAGGAAGGTTCTGGTCCTCTTTGTGGTCCAGAGACTTGAACCGAGATTTCCTCAGGCCTCCAAAACCAGTATTGGGCATGTAGTTCAGCTCCTCTACCGTGCCTCCTGTTTCAAG GTGACTAAGAGAGATGAGGATTCATCGCTAATGCAGTTGAAAGAGGAGTTCCGCACGTACGAGGCACTTCGGAGGGAACACGACTCTCAAATCGTTCAAATCGCAATGGAGGGAGGGCTCCGCATCGCCCCTGATCAGTGGTCTTCTCTGCTGTATGGAGATCAGTCTCATAAATCACACATGCAGTCCATCATTGACAAG CTGCAGACTCCAGCGTCATTTGCTCAGAGCGTGCAGGAGCTGACCATCGCACTGCAGAGGACGGGTGACCCTGCCAATCTCAACCGGCTAAGACCTCACCTCGAGTTGCTCGCTAACATCGACCCCAGTCCAG ATGCTCCTCCTCCTACCTGGGAGCAGCTAGAGAAGGGGCTGGTGGCGGTAAAGACGGTGGTGCACGGCCTAGTGGACTTCATCCAGAACCACAGCAAGAAGGGTGCTGACACGCAGCAGCCACCCCAGCACAGCAAATACAAGACATACATGTGCAGAGACATGAAGCAAAAAGGAGGCTGTCCCAGAGGAGCTAGCTGCACATTCGCCCACTCTCAGGAGGAGCTGGAAAA GTACCGTAAAATGAACAAACGTCTTGCTGCGCGAGTGCCCTGCACCCCTGGCCTGCTGCCCGAGGAGGTGGTCCCTCTGGAGCCTGGGCGAAAGGCCTCTACACTTACCAACGGCATTGTAGCTGGTCCTGGGACGCCTCTTCCCCAGCTCATCCCCAGAGGCACAGACCCCTCCACATATGACCTCTTACTCAAGCCTAAGATGGATGCCACTAGCCTTAGTGCTCCTGGGTCACCACCTGATTC TTTGGATAAATCTGGCTTGACACTGACACCCCACCCTGTGCCTCACTCCAGGGCGGAGCACTTACCCATGCCCAAGCAGGTGCCAGTTGTGCACAGAGGTGCACCACAGATGTATTCGCAACAGCAGACCGAGCTCTTCTATCCAGAGCCAGCCAGACCTCCTGCCTCAGGATCTCAGTATGATACTCCATACCCAGCAG GCAACCCCTACCCATACCAACCTCCTCAGTATGTTCCTCCCCGCTACATCCGTAACCCACCTCCCCCGGGCGAGTCTGCAGTGCCACCTTACACAGAGCCCTACCCAGGTTACGGCCCAGAAAGCCAATATCAGGGCCACCACCCTGGTCCTCCTTTCTCAGCCCACACCTATGCACCGCCCCCCCATTACAGTCGCAGGCATGGACACTATCCCACACCCCCACCTCCGTTTGCCCCTCCCAGAGACGACTTGGTCAGGATGAGCCCGGTTCCTTTGGACGTTCCCCCGACTGCTATGCCTCCGCCTCCAGCAGGAGCTGCAGGTTCTCTGTACCACCCCCAGGAGACATCATCCAGAGACAGATACCCATCGGACGGTTACTATCCTGCTGGACCGCACCACAGCCAGATGAGGTCTCACATAAGA CAGGACCCATACAGCCGCTCTCAGCCCAGTCTGGATGACTTGCATCGCAGGCGCAAGGAGCTGCTTGTCCAGCTGGAGGAGAGAAAAGTCATCTCCCCTCCCCCTTTCGCTGCCTCCCCCACTCTCCCTACACACCCGTTCCCCAACGACTACCCTCAGGAG TATTTGGAGGATGGCTCTAAAGCCTTTGGAAGTCGGGAGCCGGACTATGCTGGGCAGTATTCCCCCTGGTCATGTGACACCATAGGATCATACATTGGCTCCAAGGATGCTAAACCAAAAGATGTCAGTAGTGCTGTGGAGATGATG AATGCAGAGGGAAAAGTTCTGCGTGAACCTCCACTGGACACCCAGCGGCGCTCTGCGGAAGCCAAAGACGACGATCCCATCATTCCCTTTGGTCCTCTGCCCACAGTGTCTCCTTTTGGTGCCATTTCACGTACCTCTAAAACGGGTTACCAGACCACTGGGCCTGTACAGGCCATGGCGTCCTCACAGGCCTCGGGCTCCAAACACATGACTATGACAG ACTATCCATATGGAAGCCACAGCGGATGGGGTGGATCGTCCTACCCTCAGCACCAGAGCATCAACTCTCAGGGACACTTCAACGAGCG TCTGCCCATGTCTGCCCCTGACCGTGAGCAGCTCAAGATTGAGCTCCAGCAAGTCAACCAACAGATCAGTCAGCAGACACGCGGGATGGAG GCTGCCAGTAACTCCATGCTCCTGCAGAGGGAGGCGTGTGCGCTGGCGTCTCAGCCCACGGCTGGGGTGAAGTGGTCTTCAGGTGGCACTGTGTCCAGTGAACAGCTCAGCCTGGAGCTTCATCATGTAGAGCGAGAGATCGGAAAGAGAACCCGTGAAATTGCCATG GAGAACCAGGTGGCCCATGAGTACAAGCTGAAGGCCACTGAAAATGGGCAGCCTGACCATAAAGCCCAGCTGGAGGAGCTCTCTTTAGCACTGGG
- the rc3h1b gene encoding roquin-1 isoform X4 translates to MPVQAPQWTEFLLCPICTQTFEETVRRPISLGCGHTVCKMCLNKLHRKACPFDQTAINTDIEQLPVNSALLQLVGGQVPKQQPVALITCPEDTKHYDEARQCVEELALYLKPLSSARGVGLSNAAQSMLSRPMQRKLVTLVHCQLVEEEGRVRAMRAARSLGERTVTELILQHQNPQQLSSNLWAAVRARGCQFLGPAMQEEALKLVLLALEDGSALSRKVLVLFVVQRLEPRFPQASKTSIGHVVQLLYRASCFKVTKRDEDSSLMQLKEEFRTYEALRREHDSQIVQIAMEGGLRIAPDQWSSLLYGDQSHKSHMQSIIDKLQTPASFAQSVQELTIALQRTGDPANLNRLRPHLELLANIDPSPDAPPPTWEQLEKGLVAVKTVVHGLVDFIQNHSKKGADTQQPPQHSKYKTYMCRDMKQKGGCPRGASCTFAHSQEELEKYRKMNKRLAARVPCTPGLLPEEVVPLEPGRKASTLTNGIVAGPGTPLPQLIPRGTDPSTYDLLLKPKMDATSLSAPGSPPDSAEHLPMPKQVPVVHRGAPQMYSQQQTELFYPEPARPPASGSQYDTPYPAGNPYPYQPPQYVPPRYIRNPPPPGESAVPPYTEPYPGYGPESQYQGHHPGPPFSAHTYAPPPHYSRRHGHYPTPPPPFAPPRDDLVRMSPVPLDVPPTAMPPPPAGAAGSLYHPQETSSRDRYPSDGYYPAGPHHSQMRSHIRQDPYSRSQPSLDDLHRRRKELLVQLEERKVISPPPFAASPTLPTHPFPNDYPQEYLEDGSKAFGSREPDYAGQYSPWSCDTIGSYIGSKDAKPKDVSSAVEMMNAEGKVLREPPLDTQRRSAEAKDDDPIIPFGPLPTVSPFGAISRTSKTGYQTTGPVQAMASSQASGSKHMTMTADYPYGSHSGWGGSSYPQHQSINSQGHFNERLPMSAPDREQLKIELQQVNQQISQQTRGMEAASNSMLLQREACALASQPTAGVKWSSGGTVSSEQLSLELHHVEREIGKRTREIAMENQVAHEYKLKATENGQPDHKAQLEELSLALGEVSNGSSGMKPASSMGGSMLSLTNKTSSLTLCSADQAASSSDLQKNGVVHSCS, encoded by the exons ATGCCTGTACAAGCTCCACAATGGACAGAGTTTTTACTGTGCCCCATATGCACCCAGACGTTCGAGGAGACGGTGCGCCGGCCCATCAGTCTGGGTTGCGGCCACACTGTTTGCAAGATGTGCCTCAACAAGCTGCACCGCAAGGCCTGTCCCTTTGATCAGACGGCCATCAACACTGACATCGAGCAGCTGCCCGTCAACTCGGCCCTGCTACAGCTGGTCGGGGGTCAG GTGCCCAAACAGCAACCTGTGGCACTCATTACGTGTCCAGAGGACACCAAGCATTATGATGAGGCTCGGCAGTGCGTTGAGGAGCTGGCCCTCTACCTCAAACCCCTCAGCAGTGCACGAG GAGTGGGGTTGAGTAATGCTGCTCAGAGCATGCTGAGTCGCCCCATGCAGAGGAAGCTGGTGACTCTGGTGCACTGTCAGCTGGTGGAAGAGGAAGGACGGGTCAGAGCCATGCGGGCGGCCCGCTCGTTGGGCGAAAGAACTGTTACGGAGCTCATTCTGCAGCACCAAAACCCCCAGCAGCTCTCCTCCAACCTGTGGGCTGCCGTGAGAGCCAGAGGTTGCCAGTTTCTGGGCCCCG CCATGCAGGAGGAGGCACTAAAGCTGGTGCTGTTGGCCTTGGAAGATGGATCCGCTCTTTCTAGGAAGGTTCTGGTCCTCTTTGTGGTCCAGAGACTTGAACCGAGATTTCCTCAGGCCTCCAAAACCAGTATTGGGCATGTAGTTCAGCTCCTCTACCGTGCCTCCTGTTTCAAG GTGACTAAGAGAGATGAGGATTCATCGCTAATGCAGTTGAAAGAGGAGTTCCGCACGTACGAGGCACTTCGGAGGGAACACGACTCTCAAATCGTTCAAATCGCAATGGAGGGAGGGCTCCGCATCGCCCCTGATCAGTGGTCTTCTCTGCTGTATGGAGATCAGTCTCATAAATCACACATGCAGTCCATCATTGACAAG CTGCAGACTCCAGCGTCATTTGCTCAGAGCGTGCAGGAGCTGACCATCGCACTGCAGAGGACGGGTGACCCTGCCAATCTCAACCGGCTAAGACCTCACCTCGAGTTGCTCGCTAACATCGACCCCAGTCCAG ATGCTCCTCCTCCTACCTGGGAGCAGCTAGAGAAGGGGCTGGTGGCGGTAAAGACGGTGGTGCACGGCCTAGTGGACTTCATCCAGAACCACAGCAAGAAGGGTGCTGACACGCAGCAGCCACCCCAGCACAGCAAATACAAGACATACATGTGCAGAGACATGAAGCAAAAAGGAGGCTGTCCCAGAGGAGCTAGCTGCACATTCGCCCACTCTCAGGAGGAGCTGGAAAA GTACCGTAAAATGAACAAACGTCTTGCTGCGCGAGTGCCCTGCACCCCTGGCCTGCTGCCCGAGGAGGTGGTCCCTCTGGAGCCTGGGCGAAAGGCCTCTACACTTACCAACGGCATTGTAGCTGGTCCTGGGACGCCTCTTCCCCAGCTCATCCCCAGAGGCACAGACCCCTCCACATATGACCTCTTACTCAAGCCTAAGATGGATGCCACTAGCCTTAGTGCTCCTGGGTCACCACCTGATTC GGCGGAGCACTTACCCATGCCCAAGCAGGTGCCAGTTGTGCACAGAGGTGCACCACAGATGTATTCGCAACAGCAGACCGAGCTCTTCTATCCAGAGCCAGCCAGACCTCCTGCCTCAGGATCTCAGTATGATACTCCATACCCAGCAG GCAACCCCTACCCATACCAACCTCCTCAGTATGTTCCTCCCCGCTACATCCGTAACCCACCTCCCCCGGGCGAGTCTGCAGTGCCACCTTACACAGAGCCCTACCCAGGTTACGGCCCAGAAAGCCAATATCAGGGCCACCACCCTGGTCCTCCTTTCTCAGCCCACACCTATGCACCGCCCCCCCATTACAGTCGCAGGCATGGACACTATCCCACACCCCCACCTCCGTTTGCCCCTCCCAGAGACGACTTGGTCAGGATGAGCCCGGTTCCTTTGGACGTTCCCCCGACTGCTATGCCTCCGCCTCCAGCAGGAGCTGCAGGTTCTCTGTACCACCCCCAGGAGACATCATCCAGAGACAGATACCCATCGGACGGTTACTATCCTGCTGGACCGCACCACAGCCAGATGAGGTCTCACATAAGA CAGGACCCATACAGCCGCTCTCAGCCCAGTCTGGATGACTTGCATCGCAGGCGCAAGGAGCTGCTTGTCCAGCTGGAGGAGAGAAAAGTCATCTCCCCTCCCCCTTTCGCTGCCTCCCCCACTCTCCCTACACACCCGTTCCCCAACGACTACCCTCAGGAG TATTTGGAGGATGGCTCTAAAGCCTTTGGAAGTCGGGAGCCGGACTATGCTGGGCAGTATTCCCCCTGGTCATGTGACACCATAGGATCATACATTGGCTCCAAGGATGCTAAACCAAAAGATGTCAGTAGTGCTGTGGAGATGATG AATGCAGAGGGAAAAGTTCTGCGTGAACCTCCACTGGACACCCAGCGGCGCTCTGCGGAAGCCAAAGACGACGATCCCATCATTCCCTTTGGTCCTCTGCCCACAGTGTCTCCTTTTGGTGCCATTTCACGTACCTCTAAAACGGGTTACCAGACCACTGGGCCTGTACAGGCCATGGCGTCCTCACAGGCCTCGGGCTCCAAACACATGACTATGACAG CAGACTATCCATATGGAAGCCACAGCGGATGGGGTGGATCGTCCTACCCTCAGCACCAGAGCATCAACTCTCAGGGACACTTCAACGAGCG TCTGCCCATGTCTGCCCCTGACCGTGAGCAGCTCAAGATTGAGCTCCAGCAAGTCAACCAACAGATCAGTCAGCAGACACGCGGGATGGAG GCTGCCAGTAACTCCATGCTCCTGCAGAGGGAGGCGTGTGCGCTGGCGTCTCAGCCCACGGCTGGGGTGAAGTGGTCTTCAGGTGGCACTGTGTCCAGTGAACAGCTCAGCCTGGAGCTTCATCATGTAGAGCGAGAGATCGGAAAGAGAACCCGTGAAATTGCCATG GAGAACCAGGTGGCCCATGAGTACAAGCTGAAGGCCACTGAAAATGGGCAGCCTGACCATAAAGCCCAGCTGGAGGAGCTCTCTTTAGCACTGGG
- the rc3h1b gene encoding roquin-1 isoform X1, with amino-acid sequence MPVQAPQWTEFLLCPICTQTFEETVRRPISLGCGHTVCKMCLNKLHRKACPFDQTAINTDIEQLPVNSALLQLVGGQVPKQQPVALITCPEDTKHYDEARQCVEELALYLKPLSSARGVGLSNAAQSMLSRPMQRKLVTLVHCQLVEEEGRVRAMRAARSLGERTVTELILQHQNPQQLSSNLWAAVRARGCQFLGPAMQEEALKLVLLALEDGSALSRKVLVLFVVQRLEPRFPQASKTSIGHVVQLLYRASCFKVTKRDEDSSLMQLKEEFRTYEALRREHDSQIVQIAMEGGLRIAPDQWSSLLYGDQSHKSHMQSIIDKLQTPASFAQSVQELTIALQRTGDPANLNRLRPHLELLANIDPSPDAPPPTWEQLEKGLVAVKTVVHGLVDFIQNHSKKGADTQQPPQHSKYKTYMCRDMKQKGGCPRGASCTFAHSQEELEKYRKMNKRLAARVPCTPGLLPEEVVPLEPGRKASTLTNGIVAGPGTPLPQLIPRGTDPSTYDLLLKPKMDATSLSAPGSPPDSLDKSGLTLTPHPVPHSRAEHLPMPKQVPVVHRGAPQMYSQQQTELFYPEPARPPASGSQYDTPYPAGNPYPYQPPQYVPPRYIRNPPPPGESAVPPYTEPYPGYGPESQYQGHHPGPPFSAHTYAPPPHYSRRHGHYPTPPPPFAPPRDDLVRMSPVPLDVPPTAMPPPPAGAAGSLYHPQETSSRDRYPSDGYYPAGPHHSQMRSHIRQDPYSRSQPSLDDLHRRRKELLVQLEERKVISPPPFAASPTLPTHPFPNDYPQEYLEDGSKAFGSREPDYAGQYSPWSCDTIGSYIGSKDAKPKDVSSAVEMMNAEGKVLREPPLDTQRRSAEAKDDDPIIPFGPLPTVSPFGAISRTSKTGYQTTGPVQAMASSQASGSKHMTMTADYPYGSHSGWGGSSYPQHQSINSQGHFNERLPMSAPDREQLKIELQQVNQQISQQTRGMEAASNSMLLQREACALASQPTAGVKWSSGGTVSSEQLSLELHHVEREIGKRTREIAMENQVAHEYKLKATENGQPDHKAQLEELSLALGEVSNGSSGMKPASSMGGSMLSLTNKTSSLTLCSADQAASSSDLQKNGVVHSCS; translated from the exons ATGCCTGTACAAGCTCCACAATGGACAGAGTTTTTACTGTGCCCCATATGCACCCAGACGTTCGAGGAGACGGTGCGCCGGCCCATCAGTCTGGGTTGCGGCCACACTGTTTGCAAGATGTGCCTCAACAAGCTGCACCGCAAGGCCTGTCCCTTTGATCAGACGGCCATCAACACTGACATCGAGCAGCTGCCCGTCAACTCGGCCCTGCTACAGCTGGTCGGGGGTCAG GTGCCCAAACAGCAACCTGTGGCACTCATTACGTGTCCAGAGGACACCAAGCATTATGATGAGGCTCGGCAGTGCGTTGAGGAGCTGGCCCTCTACCTCAAACCCCTCAGCAGTGCACGAG GAGTGGGGTTGAGTAATGCTGCTCAGAGCATGCTGAGTCGCCCCATGCAGAGGAAGCTGGTGACTCTGGTGCACTGTCAGCTGGTGGAAGAGGAAGGACGGGTCAGAGCCATGCGGGCGGCCCGCTCGTTGGGCGAAAGAACTGTTACGGAGCTCATTCTGCAGCACCAAAACCCCCAGCAGCTCTCCTCCAACCTGTGGGCTGCCGTGAGAGCCAGAGGTTGCCAGTTTCTGGGCCCCG CCATGCAGGAGGAGGCACTAAAGCTGGTGCTGTTGGCCTTGGAAGATGGATCCGCTCTTTCTAGGAAGGTTCTGGTCCTCTTTGTGGTCCAGAGACTTGAACCGAGATTTCCTCAGGCCTCCAAAACCAGTATTGGGCATGTAGTTCAGCTCCTCTACCGTGCCTCCTGTTTCAAG GTGACTAAGAGAGATGAGGATTCATCGCTAATGCAGTTGAAAGAGGAGTTCCGCACGTACGAGGCACTTCGGAGGGAACACGACTCTCAAATCGTTCAAATCGCAATGGAGGGAGGGCTCCGCATCGCCCCTGATCAGTGGTCTTCTCTGCTGTATGGAGATCAGTCTCATAAATCACACATGCAGTCCATCATTGACAAG CTGCAGACTCCAGCGTCATTTGCTCAGAGCGTGCAGGAGCTGACCATCGCACTGCAGAGGACGGGTGACCCTGCCAATCTCAACCGGCTAAGACCTCACCTCGAGTTGCTCGCTAACATCGACCCCAGTCCAG ATGCTCCTCCTCCTACCTGGGAGCAGCTAGAGAAGGGGCTGGTGGCGGTAAAGACGGTGGTGCACGGCCTAGTGGACTTCATCCAGAACCACAGCAAGAAGGGTGCTGACACGCAGCAGCCACCCCAGCACAGCAAATACAAGACATACATGTGCAGAGACATGAAGCAAAAAGGAGGCTGTCCCAGAGGAGCTAGCTGCACATTCGCCCACTCTCAGGAGGAGCTGGAAAA GTACCGTAAAATGAACAAACGTCTTGCTGCGCGAGTGCCCTGCACCCCTGGCCTGCTGCCCGAGGAGGTGGTCCCTCTGGAGCCTGGGCGAAAGGCCTCTACACTTACCAACGGCATTGTAGCTGGTCCTGGGACGCCTCTTCCCCAGCTCATCCCCAGAGGCACAGACCCCTCCACATATGACCTCTTACTCAAGCCTAAGATGGATGCCACTAGCCTTAGTGCTCCTGGGTCACCACCTGATTC TTTGGATAAATCTGGCTTGACACTGACACCCCACCCTGTGCCTCACTCCAGGGCGGAGCACTTACCCATGCCCAAGCAGGTGCCAGTTGTGCACAGAGGTGCACCACAGATGTATTCGCAACAGCAGACCGAGCTCTTCTATCCAGAGCCAGCCAGACCTCCTGCCTCAGGATCTCAGTATGATACTCCATACCCAGCAG GCAACCCCTACCCATACCAACCTCCTCAGTATGTTCCTCCCCGCTACATCCGTAACCCACCTCCCCCGGGCGAGTCTGCAGTGCCACCTTACACAGAGCCCTACCCAGGTTACGGCCCAGAAAGCCAATATCAGGGCCACCACCCTGGTCCTCCTTTCTCAGCCCACACCTATGCACCGCCCCCCCATTACAGTCGCAGGCATGGACACTATCCCACACCCCCACCTCCGTTTGCCCCTCCCAGAGACGACTTGGTCAGGATGAGCCCGGTTCCTTTGGACGTTCCCCCGACTGCTATGCCTCCGCCTCCAGCAGGAGCTGCAGGTTCTCTGTACCACCCCCAGGAGACATCATCCAGAGACAGATACCCATCGGACGGTTACTATCCTGCTGGACCGCACCACAGCCAGATGAGGTCTCACATAAGA CAGGACCCATACAGCCGCTCTCAGCCCAGTCTGGATGACTTGCATCGCAGGCGCAAGGAGCTGCTTGTCCAGCTGGAGGAGAGAAAAGTCATCTCCCCTCCCCCTTTCGCTGCCTCCCCCACTCTCCCTACACACCCGTTCCCCAACGACTACCCTCAGGAG TATTTGGAGGATGGCTCTAAAGCCTTTGGAAGTCGGGAGCCGGACTATGCTGGGCAGTATTCCCCCTGGTCATGTGACACCATAGGATCATACATTGGCTCCAAGGATGCTAAACCAAAAGATGTCAGTAGTGCTGTGGAGATGATG AATGCAGAGGGAAAAGTTCTGCGTGAACCTCCACTGGACACCCAGCGGCGCTCTGCGGAAGCCAAAGACGACGATCCCATCATTCCCTTTGGTCCTCTGCCCACAGTGTCTCCTTTTGGTGCCATTTCACGTACCTCTAAAACGGGTTACCAGACCACTGGGCCTGTACAGGCCATGGCGTCCTCACAGGCCTCGGGCTCCAAACACATGACTATGACAG CAGACTATCCATATGGAAGCCACAGCGGATGGGGTGGATCGTCCTACCCTCAGCACCAGAGCATCAACTCTCAGGGACACTTCAACGAGCG TCTGCCCATGTCTGCCCCTGACCGTGAGCAGCTCAAGATTGAGCTCCAGCAAGTCAACCAACAGATCAGTCAGCAGACACGCGGGATGGAG GCTGCCAGTAACTCCATGCTCCTGCAGAGGGAGGCGTGTGCGCTGGCGTCTCAGCCCACGGCTGGGGTGAAGTGGTCTTCAGGTGGCACTGTGTCCAGTGAACAGCTCAGCCTGGAGCTTCATCATGTAGAGCGAGAGATCGGAAAGAGAACCCGTGAAATTGCCATG GAGAACCAGGTGGCCCATGAGTACAAGCTGAAGGCCACTGAAAATGGGCAGCCTGACCATAAAGCCCAGCTGGAGGAGCTCTCTTTAGCACTGGG